Proteins encoded by one window of Mustela erminea isolate mMusErm1 chromosome 5, mMusErm1.Pri, whole genome shotgun sequence:
- the LOC116591970 gene encoding disintegrin and metalloproteinase domain-containing protein 21-like, whose translation MLLIRALGLAEDQVIMRTFFLLLAVWAGLAPVQCSQGRPSWRYMSSEVVIPRKEMHHGKDVQMPGWLSYSLQFGGKRHVIHMRRKKLFWSRQLLMMTQDDQGALQMDYPFIPPDCYYLGYLEEIPLSMITMDTCYGGLEGIIKLDDLTYEIKPLSNSQRFEHIVSQIVADTKAVGLTYKLGDQEVRDPLFSQANSSVVPRISSKMYSSHHGNIKALALSSNSMYTVFNNVSKCAQFLMRVFNLIDTFFQGIDIAFYISSIIIYDQQDPASMGNYHATENPYFKHYEKHVFPSLQPHSSIMLIKEGPQDHNYEPVAYGICRYRNLIMIGYFGRPYLFLSIIATQKVGRSAGMYYDDLYCSCQRRSTCIMYIPPGLTDSFSNCSYTHIQHIVGGRVLECMYRTQNEYFNKSLNDNRCGNNIVDHGEECDCGSFKQCYSNPCCTNACSFTSGSKCNTGRCCTNCTYSPPGTLCRPIQNICDLPEYCRGKSLACPDDFYMQDGTPCTEVGYCYHGNCTDRNVHCQEIFGKNAVKGSDACYDINRRGDRYGHCRRVAELMKSTPCAHEDIYCGRLQCGNVTHLPRLQEHVGFHQSLISGFWCFGLDSHRSTGTNDVGHVRPGTPCGPGKICSNTYCNGSAAQLNYDCLPEKCSHRGICNNNKNCHCHIGWDPPHCIDRGAGGSTDSGPPPRKMRSVRQNAESLVYLRVVFGRIYALIAVFLFGVATNVKTIRTVRVKEEKADEANPGLRPQTPRQQ comes from the coding sequence ATGCTCCTGATCAGGGCCCTTGGTCTGGCAGAGGACCAGGTCATCATGAGGACATTCTTCTTACTGCTTGCTGTCTGGGCAGGGCTTGCTCCTGTCCAATGTTCTCAAGGCCGTCCGTCATGGCGCTACATGTCCTCTGAGGTGGTCATTCCCAGGAAGGAGATGCACCATGGCAAAGACGTTCAGATGCCAGGCTGGCTGTCCTACAGCCTGCAATTTGGGGGCAAGAGGCACGTTATCCACATGCGGCGCAAGAAACTGTTTTGGTCCAGACAACTGCTGATGATGACTCAGGACGACCAAGGAGCCTTGCAGATGGACTATCCCTTCATCCCTCCAGACTGTTACTACCTCGGCTACCTGGAGGAGATTCCTCTTTCCATGATCACCATGGACACATGCTATGGGGGTCTTGAAGGTATCATCAAGTTGGATGACCTCACCTATGAAATCAAACCCCTCAGCAATTCCCAAAGGTTTGAACACATTGTTTCTCAGATAGTGGCAGACACCAAAGCAGTGGGACTTACCTATAAACTGGGAGATCAGGAGGTTAGGGATCCCCTATTCTCTCAAGCAAATTCCAGTGTTGTCCCCAGGATCTCTAGTAAGATGTATTCATCCCATCATGGAAATATCAAAGCACTTGCTCTCAGTTCCAACTCAATGTATACTGTGTTCAACAACGTGTCAAAATGTGCCCAATTTCTCATGAGggtatttaatttaattgacaCATTTTTTCAAGGTATTGATATAGCTTTTTATATTTCATCCATAATCATTTATGATCAGCAAGATCCAGCTTCCATGGGTAATTATCATGCGACAGAAAATCCATATTTTAAGCATTATGAGAAGCATGTGTTTCCAAGTCTTCAACCACATTCATCCATAATGTTGATAAAAGAGGGGCCACAGGATCATAATTATGAGCCTGTTGCATATGGTATATGCCGTTATCGAAATCTCATCATGATTGGTTACTTTGGCAGACcgtatttatttttgtctatcaTAGCAACACAAAAGGTGGGAAGAAGTGCTGGTATGTACTATGATGATTTATACTGTTCTTGCCAGAGAAGATCCACTTGCATTATGTACATACCACCTGGTCTGACAGATTCCTTCAGTAACTGTTCCTATACACACATTCAGCACATAGTGGGTGGTCGTGTACTTGAGTGCATGTACAGAACCCAAAATGAGTATTTCAATAAAAGCCTGAATGACAATCGTTGTGGAAATAACATAGTGGATCATGGTGAGGAGTGTGACTGTGGCTCCTTCAAACAGTGTTACAGCAACCCCTGCTGTACGAATGCTTGTTCATTCACCAGTGGCAGCAAATGCAATACAGGCAGGTGCTGTACAAACTGCACCTATTCCCCTCCTGGGACACTCTGCAGACCAATCCAAAATATATGTGATCTTCCCGAGTACTGCCGTGGGAAGTCCTTGGCATGCCCTGATGATTTCTATATGCAAGATGGAACCCCATGCACGGAAGTGGGCTACTGCTATCATGGAAATTGCACTGACCGCAATGTGCACTGCCAAGAAATCTTTGGTAAAAATGCTGTGAAAGGTTCAGATGCCTGCTATGACATAAATAGAAGAGGAGATAGATATGGACACTGCAGGAGAGTAGCTGAACTAATGAAGAGTACTCCATGTGCCCATGAAGACATTTATTGTGGAAGGCTGCAGTGTGGCAATGTCACACACCTCCCCCGCTTGCAAGAACATGTGGGATTCCATCAGTCtctaatctcagggttctggtgTTTTGGGCTGGACTCACATCGCTCCACAGGAACAAATGATGTTGGTCATGTGAGACCAGGTACACCCTGTGGTCCTGGAAAGATCTGTAGCAATACCTACTGCAATGGCAGTGCAGCTCAGCTGAATTATGACTGTTTACCTGAGAAATGCAGTCACAGGGGGATTTGCAACAATAACAAGAACTGTCATTGTCACATAGGCTGGGATCCTCCACACTGCATTGACAGAGGTGCTGGGGGGAGCACAGACAGTGGACCCCCGCCACGTAAAATGCGGTCAGTCAGGCAAAATGCTGAATCTCTGGTGTATCTGAGAGTGGTCTTTGGTCGCATTTATGCCTTAATAGCTGTTTTCCTGTTTGGTGTCGCCACAAATGTAAAAACAATCAGGACAGTTAGAGTTAAGGAAGAGAAAGCTGATGAAGCCAATCCTGGACTTAGACCCCAGACCCCCAGACAACAGTAG
- the LOC116591971 gene encoding disintegrin and metalloproteinase domain-containing protein 29-like, producing the protein MKALLLLLAVWAGLAPVQCSQGRPSWRYISSEVVIPRKELYHGKGVRMPGWLSYSLRFGDKRHIIHMRRKKLFWSRHLLMMTQDDQGALQMDYPFIPPDYYYLGYLEEIPLSMVTVDTCYGGLEGILKMDDLAYEIKPLSNSQRFTSGSKCNTGRCCTNCTYSPPGTLCRPIQNICDLPEYCRGKSLACPDDFYMQDGTPCTEVGYCYHGNCTDRNVHCQEIFGKNAVKGSDACYIINRRGNRYGHCSRKEELMKPNVCAIGDIYCGRLQCGNVTHLPRLQEHVGFHQSLISGFWCFGLDSHRSTGANDVGHVRTGTPCDHEKICIDGFCIARDVQLKYDCLPEKCSHRGICNNNKNCHCHIGWDPPRCIDRGAGGSTDSGHPPRKMRSVRQSNESLIYLRVVFGRIYALIAVFLFGVATNVRTIKTVKVVEEKADEVSPDISLQTPEQQ; encoded by the exons ATGAAGGCACTCCTATTGCTCCTTGCTGtctgggcagggctggctcctgtCCAATGTTCTCAAGGCCGTCCATCATGGCGCTACATCTCCTCTGAGGTGGTCATTCCCAGGAAGGAGCTGTACCATGGCAAAGGCGTTCGGATGCCAGGCTGGCTGTCCTATAGCTTGCGTTTTGGGGACAAGAGACACATTATCCACATGCGGCGCAAGAAACTGTTTTGGTCCAGACATCTGCTGATGATGACTCAGGATGACCAAGGAGCCCTGCAGATGGACTACCCCTTCATCCCTCCAGACTATTACTACCTTGGCTACCTGGAGGAGATTCCTCTTTCCATGGTCACCGTGGACACATGCTATGGGGGTCTTGAAGGTATCTTGAAGATGGATGACCTTGCTTATGAAATCAAACCCCTCAGCAATTCCCAAAG GTTCACCAGTGGCAGCAAATGCAATACAGGCAGGTGCTGTACAAACTGCACCTATTCCCCTCCTGGGACACTCTGCAGACCAATCCAAAATATATGTGATCTTCCCGAGTACTGCCGTGGGAAGTCCTTGGCATGTCCTGATGATTTCTATATGCAAGATGGAACCCCATGCACGGAAGTGGGCTACTGCTATCATGGAAATTGCACTGACCGCAATGTGCACTGCCAAGAAATCTTTGGCAAAAATGCTGTGAAAGGTTCAGATGCCTGCTATATCATAAATAGAAGAGGCAATAGATACGGACACTGCAGTAGAAAAGAAGAGTTAATGAAACCTAACGTCTGTGCCATCGGAGACATTTATTGTGGAAGGTTGCAATGTGGTAATGTCACTCACCTCCCCCGCTTGCAAGAACATGTGGGATTCCATCAGTCtctaatctcagggttctggtgTTTTGGGCTGGACTCACATCGCTCCACAGGAGCAAATGATGTTGGTCACGTGAGAACAGGTACCCCCTGTGATCATGAAAAGATCTGTATAGATGGCTTCTGCATTGCCAGGGATGTTCAGCTGAAATATGACTGTTTACCTGAGAAATGCAGTCACAGGGGGATTTGCAACAATAACAAGAACTGTCATTGTCACATAGGCTGGGATCCTCCACGCTGCATTGACAGAGGTGCTGGGGGGAGCACAGACAGTGGACACCCTCCACGTAAAATGCGGTCAGTCAGGCAAAGTAATGAATCTCTGATATATCTGAGAGTGGTCTTTGGTCGCATTTATGCCTTGATAGCTGTATTTCTGTTTGGCGTCGCCACAAATGTAAGAACAATCAAGACAGTTAAAGTTGTGGAAGAGAAAGCTGATGAAGTCAGTCCTGATATCAGCCTCCAGACCCCTGAACAACAATAG